In the Sulfobacillus thermosulfidooxidans DSM 9293 genome, GGACTTTATAGGTGGTACCCCGGGCAAGACCCGGCATTTGTCCAAGAAGCCGGTCCCGGATTTGATCGGCACTCCAGTGATATCCCGGATCGTTCAAAAAGATTTGTAAAATCCCTTGACGTTGTGGCGTGACCCGTAAACCCCGATCACGAAGCAACGATTCTGCCGTGATGATTTCTTTCATGGGCCTCACCTTCTTTCATCGTGACCAACATCAGAGTTTTCGCTGGGGAGATACGGTAAGAAAATGGCGAAGGTATTAAAGAAGACCCGGTGTCAGCCGTCTTTAATACCCTCATGTACAATCTCCGGTCATTTTGGCCACATTCTCGCTTTCCGGTAAAAATGCTTAGCCCTACCTTATCATTGTTATGATAGCACACTTTGGCTCTTTTCATACCAGGACCCAAGTCTTTGGCATCGGCTAACGGACTCGGGCCATCTTTTGCGTGTTCGGCAATAACCGTGAAATGATATGATTAAAAACACAGGAATATTGCGGACTCTTACAACCTCATTGTCCGGGAGTGATCGGGGTGGAACCGTTTGAACCAGAAGACTTTTGGCGAGCTATCATTCTCTATGGTTTAAATACCGCCACATATAAAATTGCGTTAGCCCAGTGCCTGATTAGCTACGGCGAGGGTCACCAAACCGATATCCCCTTGGACGTGTTGGCGCGAGATTTCTTTGTTCTCTATCGAAAACGGCTAGAAGCGGACCGTCCTCAATTGGTATTGCCCGATCGACTGACGGTCATGGAACGGATTGTTCGACTCGAACGATTAGGAAAAATTAACGAGGCCCAGGCAATCGAACGTGTTGCCCGGGAAGCTTTCGGAGATGTTTTGCCCCGGTTTCACACGGTGTCTGATAAAGCATTACCCATCTCGTTCTATCATTTTGATGGGCGTACCTTGCATTTAACAGACGAATTGTTTGAGCTCTTTGGTAATGGGCCGAAACGTGAACATTTAAAAGACGAAACGGGATCGCGTTGGGATCTTCTCGAGGCGGCGTTTAGCCTACGCCGGGAACGTTGGAGCTTAACTAATGAGGGTTTTTCATAACTCAAAACCCGCGACTCCCAAGGGGTCTGTAGCCTGAGAGAAAATATTTCCCCCTGAATCGGACGCAAAAAGGAGTTCCTACCATCCCTGGCGAAGTTTTAGTTACCCAACCAAACAAGCCAAGAGGAGGAACTCACCATGTACTCTATTCGCCAAGCATCGTTCTTTTCCCTGCAGGATTGGATAAAAGATACCGAATGGGATGACCAGTTGCAGCGAATTTTAGATCAGGTACCCCTCAGCCCCGCATTGGCGGCATTACCACCACCGGCCCGCACGGGCCGCCCGGAACAGCATGATCGACCGACCATGATCCGCGCTTATATAGCGAAAGCGGTGGAGCAAATTCCCACCACCGAAGCCTTACGGGCTCGCCTGCGCCGCGATCCCGTGTTCCGCTGGATTGTCGGCTATCGCGGGAAATCCGATGTCCCCTCGGCGGCGACCTTCTCGCGTCTGTTTAACCAATTGAGTCGCTGTACGAGCCTTCAAGTCATCCATGCCCAACTCGTTGAGACGGCACGGGAACGCCATCTCGTACCGGATGACGTGGCGGCGTATGATGCGTCCGACATCCCCGCCTATGAGAAAACGCGTCGGCATGCCGACGCGCAAGATCTCGAGCGGGCTAGTTGGGGGATGAAGACCGGGCCCAAGGGCCAGAAATATCGGTGGTTCGGCTACAAGTTGCATCTGTCGGTGGCGGCCGGGAGCCTCTTTCCGTTGGCTGCGCTGACCACGACAGCCATGGTGCATGACGTGAACATGGCCCGACCGCTGGTCCAGATCACCACCGACCGGAACATGGGGCAGCAGGTGGCGATTTTCGATGCCGGGTACGATCAGGCGACCCTGTATCAGGATCTCCATGCGCAAGGACTGATTCCCATTATCCCGCTCAATCGCCACGGGGGTGAGGCACCCGAGGGTCGCAACACCCTGGGGCGTCCAACCTGTTCCATGGGTTACCCGCTGACGTTAGCGGGCTATGATGCGACCACGGAGACCCAAAAGTTTCGATGTCCCCATGCGACAGGACATGTCGAGTGTCCCATGGGCATGGCATGGTGTTCCCCCTCGAACTATGGCTATGTCCAGAAAATGGCGATTGCTGACAATCCCCGCGAAGTGGGGCGCATCGTGCGCGGAACGGCGACATGGGATGCCCTCTATAACTTGCGGACGAGCGTGGAACGGGCCTTCAGCTACCTGAAGGAACAACTGAATCTCCGCACCGTCCGCGTGCGCGGACGACGAAAGGTGCATACCCATCATCTCTTCGCAGTCATTGCCTTGGCCGCGACGGTGCTGGCTTCCACCGTTTCATAGCATTCCGCTCCTATCACGCCTCGGCGGTGAGGCGAGCGATCCGGGGTCGTTCGCCGGGCATCGTATTGCCATGGCGCGAGAATCATCCTTTCCGAACCCGTGTCAGAACGTTGAGAAGGGTGTCATCATTGGAAGGGACAGTTATCCACAGTCGTGCTTCGTCGAGTTATGAAAAATCCTCTAATGATATCCGGCAATTTTACCTGGAAAAGGGATATGCGCGAACGGATATTACGCATACGCGCCCCGTTCTCAATGGGTATCAGCACGGACGATGCTTTTATTGCGGTGATGTCATGGACAATGATGAAGTGCACGTGGATCATGTTATTCCCCGTCAACTTGTTCAACATGATGAACTGTGGAATCTCGTGTTAGCGCACCGTTTCTGTAACTTGCAAAAAAATGATGCCTTACCTGATGCCGTCTATATCGAGAAACTGATTGCCCGTAATGAGCATTTTATTGCCAGTAATCATCCCATCAAACAAACCCTCATTCGCGAACTCGGCGCGAGTCCTGAGGCGCGGCGCAAGGCTGTTTTACGGGTTTACCATGATGCTGAACTCGTGATTGGCGTGACATGGCAAGGCATTCGCGGCTACCGCCCTGACACGGATCCGTTGCTGCATAAATTTAATCAGTTATGGAAAACGATCCCTCACTCATCACGATAACGAGAGATACACTAGATCTAATGTGATTGAGGGAAATCAATGCGAACCCCTGTTTACCGTGTCGGATCTCCTCATCGTGGCCCAGACGATTTTAGATTCTTAGAAGGATGAGGGCATGACCACATAGGCACCACCAAGAAACAATAGAACGGAAACATTGCTCGGTTTTTTAAGACGGGAGAGGTGCACGATGAGAATTGCGGTGAGGGGTGCGGGATCTATCGGCACGATTGTCGGAGCCTATCTCAGTGCCCATGGCGTGGATGTCGAACTCATTACGCGTAATCAGGCCCAGGTTGATGCTTTAAACCAATTTGGGGCGAGAATCACAGAGGCTATCCGGACCGTACCTGTCCCGGCGTTACCACCCGATCACATGTCGGGAACCTACGATTTGGTTTTGTTATTGACGAAACAATTGCGGAATCGTGAGGTGTTAACACATCTTTTAGGATATCTGGGAGCACAAACCATCGTGTGCTCCTTGCAAAATGGTATTCCGGAGGCTGAGGTAGCAGCTATTGTTGGCCCCCAATGCGTTATCGGCGGGAGTATTGAATTTGGTGCCACAGGCACTAAGCCCGGTGTATCGCGTTTAACCACCTCCCTAGAGCATCTTCGCCAATATGCCTTTCAAATTGGCGAATGAAATGGTTAAATGACCGATAGGATTTACGTCGCTGCGCGTCTGGCGGCAGCTGGATAAAATGTTTCTCAAAGCGTATAATACTCCAAAAGAAGTGATGGCTCATGGCGCGCTATATCGTGATTGTTGAAAAAAGTGATGATGAATATTTTGCGTACGTCCCCGCATTACCAGGCTGTACGAGTTCCGGACAAACGCCGGGGCAAGCCCTCGACCACATCATCGAAGCCATTAGCCTCACACAATCCTATCTTACCGAACAGCATCTTCCAATTCCTGATCAGATCGAAACCATTGCGGAAGTCGAGGTGCATTAACACCAGGCCTCCGTTGCCCCGCATTACGGCCCATGAGCTATTGCAGAAACTCGAACGATTAGGCTTTGTGCGTGTGCGACAAACCGGTAGTCATCTTTTAATTCTCCATGAACGTTATGCGGTCATTCCATAGCTAACGGATCATCCCACCCGGTACAGTGAAACATATCCTCGACTTCACGGAAGTGTCCATCGACGACATCAACAATAGTTAAGCTATTCATCCTTCGCCCATCCCCTATGATCAGCTTTACCTCAAAAGAAAGCGAGGAAATTTGCGTTACGTAGACATTCTTGACGACTTATAGGGCCAAATTGATGCCAATGAGGACTCGCCTTGCTCAAAGGGAATGCCGGCTGCAACAAGCCTAATAAAATGACGAAGGATGGTGAGGATTAGGAAGTCCTCATTGGCATTCAGCAAAAACATCGTTTACGGAATTTTTTGGGTATTCGCATTCTGTGATTGTGAGATAGACAATGTCTACCACGTTTCGGCGTCGAAGGCAATCCATATCCGCATGACAAATCTCCTGAGATGCCTGACTCTCGTCCTGAGCATGTGGTTTGGCTTCTGTCTTGTCTTCGTCTTGTTCCCAACGCCTCCTGCCATATCCTCTCAAATCCCATCTTCCCTCATCCTTGAACCCCAAGACGGTGTCGCACTCTGGACACTCTCATCTTTCATGAGCCCGCCGGCATCGAGGGGCAAGGTATAATATCCGAGCATAATCGCCAGTTGTAGCGAATCAAACGCACTGATCCATCAGAGCTTTCAAAGTTTCCCGATACAGTCGCGCCAATTTCTTCTGGCCACCCGACGCGGGAGTCGAGAGTCGGGACCGGCGTAACTGGTCTATCCCATCCAGCATTGTTTAACGGGTATGGTAGCGTGCCTGGATGTGGATATCAATTCGCGGAAGGAATTGACACGGCAGGTGCGGCAATGGGTGCTATGGGATAGGCCGATTGATCTGTCTGGCCGCCTACGATGATAACCATATCGTACCGGTTGCGACTCATGTTGCGGCGGATTATGATGGAGGGGTCTTGCAAATCGATGGGGATGTATTCCATAGTCGACATCCATTTCCGCTATACTGACGAGGCACCCATCACATTTGGGCTACGGGTACGTGCTGCATAAATTTAATCAGTTATGGAAGACAATTCCTCACTCGTCACGCTAATGCGAGATACAATAGATGTAATATGATTGAGGGTAATCAGTGCGAAACCCTGTTTACCGTCTCGGATATCCTCATCGTGGCCTTAGAAGGATGAGGGCATGACCACATAGGCACCACCAAGAAACAATAGAACGGAAACATTGCTCGGTTTTTTAAGACGGGAGAGGTGCACGATGAGAATTGCGGTGATGGGTGCGGGATCTATCGGCACGATTGTCGGAGCCTATCTCAGTGCCCATGGCTTGGATGTCGAACTCA is a window encoding:
- a CDS encoding transposase; this translates as MYSIRQASFFSLQDWIKDTEWDDQLQRILDQVPLSPALAALPPPARTGRPEQHDRPTMIRAYIAKAVEQIPTTEALRARLRRDPVFRWIVGYRGKSDVPSAATFSRLFNQLSRCTSLQVIHAQLVETARERHLVPDDVAAYDASDIPAYEKTRRHADAQDLERASWGMKTGPKGQKYRWFGYKLHLSVAAGSLFPLAALTTTAMVHDVNMARPLVQITTDRNMGQQVAIFDAGYDQATLYQDLHAQGLIPIIPLNRHGGEAPEGRNTLGRPTCSMGYPLTLAGYDATTETQKFRCPHATGHVECPMGMAWCSPSNYGYVQKMAIADNPREVGRIVRGTATWDALYNLRTSVERAFSYLKEQLNLRTVRVRGRRKVHTHHLFAVIALAATVLASTVS
- a CDS encoding HNH endonuclease, translating into MEGTVIHSRASSSYEKSSNDIRQFYLEKGYARTDITHTRPVLNGYQHGRCFYCGDVMDNDEVHVDHVIPRQLVQHDELWNLVLAHRFCNLQKNDALPDAVYIEKLIARNEHFIASNHPIKQTLIRELGASPEARRKAVLRVYHDAELVIGVTWQGIRGYRPDTDPLLHKFNQLWKTIPHSSR
- a CDS encoding ketopantoate reductase family protein; the protein is MRIAVRGAGSIGTIVGAYLSAHGVDVELITRNQAQVDALNQFGARITEAIRTVPVPALPPDHMSGTYDLVLLLTKQLRNREVLTHLLGYLGAQTIVCSLQNGIPEAEVAAIVGPQCVIGGSIEFGATGTKPGVSRLTTSLEHLRQYAFQIGE
- a CDS encoding type II toxin-antitoxin system HicB family antitoxin, translating into MARYIVIVEKSDDEYFAYVPALPGCTSSGQTPGQALDHIIEAISLTQSYLTEQHLPIPDQIETIAEVEVH